One window of the Cyanobacteriota bacterium genome contains the following:
- a CDS encoding transporter substrate-binding domain-containing protein, whose translation ASLCQLGSLQAASLGAITQRGYLAVAVKDNRPPLGFRDPRGNLIGFEIDLARRLAAELIGNAEAVRLVPVTNKERLRVVTHGEVDMAIAAVTATANRARLVSFSTPYYLDGVAILTAKADIQRLADLNKRTIAVLQNSTTIAVIQHTLPTANLMMAASYRAGETLLQSDQADAFAGDASILAGWIQEYPRYRLLPTLLTVEPLCIAMPKGVQHDSLHRRVNQALTRWQDDGWLRQQATSWGLP comes from the coding sequence GCTAGTCTCTGTCAACTAGGTTCTCTCCAGGCGGCTAGTTTAGGGGCGATTACTCAGCGGGGTTATCTGGCTGTTGCAGTGAAAGACAACCGTCCACCCTTAGGCTTTCGTGACCCTAGAGGTAACCTAATTGGCTTTGAAATCGACTTGGCACGTCGCTTAGCGGCTGAGTTGATAGGGAATGCAGAAGCTGTTCGCCTTGTGCCTGTGACTAATAAAGAGCGTTTGCGGGTCGTGACTCATGGTGAGGTTGACATGGCAATTGCAGCAGTGACTGCTACGGCTAACCGTGCTCGCCTAGTTAGTTTTAGCACTCCCTATTACCTAGATGGTGTGGCTATATTGACAGCTAAGGCTGACATTCAACGCCTAGCTGACTTGAACAAGCGCACAATCGCTGTGCTGCAAAATTCCACCACGATCGCAGTAATTCAGCATACTCTGCCAACTGCCAATTTAATGATGGCTGCTTCGTACCGAGCGGGTGAGACCCTACTGCAAAGTGATCAGGCCGATGCCTTTGCAGGAGATGCCAGCATATTAGCTGGTTGGATCCAGGAATATCCTCGTTACCGTCTGTTGCCTACTCTACTCACCGTTGAGCCTCTTTGCATTGCTATGCCCAAGGGTGTACAGCACGACTCGCTGCATCGTCGGGTTAACCAAGCCCTAACTCGGTGGCAAGATGATGGCTGGTTGCGACAACAAGCCACAAGCTGGGGTTTGCCCTGA
- the trxA gene encoding thioredoxin — MAIKKQFNSFEEMLAGSELPLLVDFYAPWCGPCQLMAKILEEVNAQMKDSLQVVKINTDTYPELATRYQVYALPTLVLFKQGKPIDRIEGVVAADQLIQHLKAKVAS, encoded by the coding sequence TTAACAGCTTTGAAGAGATGTTGGCCGGCTCAGAGCTACCCCTGTTAGTAGACTTTTATGCACCTTGGTGTGGGCCTTGTCAACTCATGGCTAAGATTCTAGAGGAAGTTAATGCCCAGATGAAGGATAGTCTTCAAGTTGTGAAAATTAATACAGATACCTATCCTGAGTTGGCTACGCGCTATCAGGTTTATGCATTGCCGACGCTAGTACTGTTTAAGCAGGGCAAGCCAATTGATCGTATTGAAGGTGTGGTAGCGGCTGACCAACTCATTCAACACCTAAAAGCCAAAGTGGCCTCCTAG